A window of the Candidatus Liberibacter solanacearum CLso-ZC1 genome harbors these coding sequences:
- a CDS encoding KpsF/GutQ family sugar-phosphate isomerase, which produces MSNLAIQSALQSIEIEKKGLSSLESSLLGELSSHFSRAVEKIKAIRGRVVVTGIGKSGHIGSKLASTFASTGTPSFFVHAAEANHGDLGMITQDDVIIALSWSGESNELKAILCHARRFSIPLIAITSENKSIVACHADIVLKLPKEPEACPYGLAPTTSTIMQLAIGDALAMALMEAENFTENDFYALHPGGKLGSLFTCATDVMHTGTRLPLVKMGSLLIDAIPVLSEKRFGCIAVVDEDQRLKGIVTEGDIFRNFRKNLNVLTVEDIMTKNPKVISEDTLLTVSMQFLKQHNISVLMVVDANQKIIGIVHFLDLLRFGIA; this is translated from the coding sequence ATGAGTAATTTAGCTATTCAATCTGCTCTGCAAAGTATTGAAATAGAGAAAAAGGGTTTGAGTTCTTTAGAATCATCTTTACTAGGAGAATTATCTTCTCATTTTAGTCGTGCTGTAGAAAAAATTAAGGCTATTAGAGGTCGTGTGGTTGTTACTGGAATTGGTAAAAGCGGTCATATTGGTTCGAAATTAGCTTCTACATTTGCTTCTACGGGAACGCCTTCATTCTTTGTACATGCTGCTGAGGCTAATCATGGTGATCTTGGCATGATTACGCAAGATGATGTGATTATTGCCCTATCGTGGAGTGGAGAAAGCAATGAACTTAAGGCTATTTTATGTCATGCTCGTCGGTTTTCTATTCCGTTAATTGCTATTACTTCGGAAAACAAATCGATTGTAGCTTGTCATGCAGATATTGTACTTAAATTACCAAAAGAACCAGAAGCTTGTCCTTATGGCTTAGCTCCGACGACTTCTACTATCATGCAATTAGCAATAGGAGATGCCTTAGCTATGGCGCTTATGGAAGCAGAAAATTTTACAGAAAATGATTTTTATGCTTTGCATCCAGGTGGGAAATTAGGATCATTGTTTACTTGTGCTACAGACGTCATGCATACTGGTACACGGCTTCCCCTTGTAAAGATGGGTTCATTATTAATAGATGCTATTCCAGTACTTTCGGAAAAAAGATTTGGGTGTATTGCGGTTGTTGATGAAGATCAAAGATTAAAAGGAATTGTAACAGAAGGAGATATATTTAGAAATTTTAGAAAGAATCTCAATGTGTTAACTGTTGAAGATATTATGACGAAAAATCCTAAGGTTATTTCGGAAGATACTCTCCTAACGGTATCTATGCAGTTTTTAAAACAGCATAATATTTCTGTTCTTATGGTTGTGGATGCTAATCAAAAGATAATAGGTATTGTCCATTTTTTAGATTTGCTGAGATTTGGTATTGCCTAA
- a CDS encoding sigma-54-dependent transcriptional regulator, translated as MHIKRSLDDRQGLLIIDQDDEQSNLIKEYMESYGYDVFIIDVLSQCPDLLVLDKIKVDVIFLSLINFGDDKGKVLQTIVEKMPNIPIIVQTKHDELKILISSLQDRIPKCFFNPVSQEHLFYSIRSILERKKNSSAEEQKYFTLDSLIAVSSEMIQVINLARKAVYCTIPVMIEGEFGVGKKTLAHSIHASGSRASFPFVVVNCGISDQDKVEKDLFGKVDLQGENSTYFLGKFVEANGGTILLEEPSALSLKVQRKILHFIETGKIEFDDSRNALKLDVRLIFATEKNLFQEVKNQVFSKDLYYKISIFSCKIPTLRSRQDDIPWLARFFLKRFCLENNVQQINLSEKALSMLTHYKWTDNVQELENIILRSVVGIKDSYITEDCFTSLLFEAGNQEKEINSNTSETFDIYCMQDENNNIPQSSNYLSISKGTIFSIDKYGEIRRLSDIEKEMIRLAMKLYREQMSEVARRLGIGRSTLYRKIKEYNIEVDTL; from the coding sequence ATGCATATAAAAAGGAGTTTGGATGATCGTCAAGGATTACTAATTATAGATCAGGATGATGAACAAAGCAATCTTATCAAAGAGTATATGGAATCTTATGGATATGACGTTTTTATTATCGACGTATTATCCCAGTGCCCTGATCTGTTAGTTTTAGATAAAATAAAAGTAGATGTGATTTTTTTAAGCCTTATCAATTTTGGAGATGATAAAGGAAAAGTTTTACAAACAATTGTGGAAAAGATGCCCAATATCCCAATTATTGTGCAAACAAAACATGATGAGCTTAAGATTCTTATCAGCTCTTTACAGGATAGGATTCCCAAATGTTTTTTTAATCCAGTTTCGCAAGAGCATCTTTTCTATTCTATCCGATCTATTTTAGAAAGGAAAAAAAATTCTTCCGCAGAAGAACAAAAATATTTTACTTTAGATTCCTTAATTGCAGTCAGCTCTGAAATGATTCAAGTGATAAATTTAGCAAGGAAAGCAGTATATTGTACTATTCCAGTGATGATAGAAGGAGAATTTGGAGTTGGAAAAAAGACATTAGCTCATTCTATTCATGCATCAGGATCACGTGCTTCTTTTCCTTTCGTAGTTGTGAATTGTGGAATCAGTGATCAGGATAAAGTTGAAAAAGATTTATTTGGTAAAGTGGATTTGCAAGGTGAAAATAGTACGTATTTTCTTGGAAAGTTTGTTGAAGCAAACGGGGGGACTATCCTTTTAGAAGAGCCAAGCGCATTGTCTCTAAAAGTACAAAGAAAGATTCTCCATTTTATTGAGACAGGGAAAATTGAATTTGATGATTCTAGAAATGCATTAAAGCTAGATGTTCGTCTTATTTTTGCAACAGAGAAAAATCTTTTTCAAGAAGTTAAGAATCAGGTTTTTAGTAAAGATCTTTACTATAAAATTAGTATTTTCTCATGCAAGATTCCTACATTGCGTAGTCGTCAGGATGATATTCCATGGTTAGCGCGTTTTTTCTTGAAACGTTTCTGTCTGGAAAATAATGTACAACAGATAAATTTGTCAGAAAAAGCATTGTCTATGTTAACTCATTATAAATGGACTGATAATGTACAAGAGCTTGAAAATATTATATTGCGATCTGTAGTTGGGATTAAGGATTCTTATATTACAGAAGATTGTTTTACTTCCTTATTATTTGAAGCAGGAAATCAAGAAAAAGAAATTAATTCAAATACATCGGAAACATTCGACATTTATTGTATGCAAGATGAAAACAACAATATCCCTCAATCCAGTAATTATTTATCTATTTCGAAAGGAACTATTTTTTCTATTGATAAATATGGAGAGATACGCCGTTTATCTGACATTGAAAAAGAAATGATTAGATTAGCGATGAAATTGTATCGAGAGCAGATGAGTGAAGTTGCTAGAAGACTAGGTATAGGTCGCTCTACTCTTTATCGTAAAATCAAAGAATATAATATTGAAGTTGATACTCTATAA
- a CDS encoding M3 family oligoendopeptidase: MKMTYKSPTDDFAPKIFFSPDIKKDSTEYLGDLPRWNLKDLYPSHDSKEILTDMERLDHESLAFRTRWKGNLENATNQTGSTGLGAAISEYEKLSDLAGRIYSYAYLLYSTHLSDQTICKFHTDTNAKITDLEQRLIFFTLEINDLDNTLLEKSYNQDLLALKYSPWIKNIRKYKKHLLSDELECLFSDTAQTGSEALKHFFSETLETLRFKVNDQKLPLEKASTLLLNPDRKIRESSGKAISKTFEKNSHIFSFITNTLAKDREIQDKWRKYENVSDSRHLSNDIEPYVIESLVQSVKNYYPKISHRYYSLKKQWLKLDKMYFWDRSAPLLDSSEVIIPFEKARDITLASYAKFSPQMSEIAEKFFSNNWIDAPQCEGKGIGAFSHGTVPSSHPYISLNYSGKSRDVTTLAHELGHGIHQVLSAQQGALMANAPLILAETASIFGEALTFDSLIDSISNEHDRKILLTHKIEDSLSSIIRQIAFYDFELRIHTERRTGSIPIQRINEIWLETQKESLGPAFELDNSGYDNFWMMIPHFIHSSFYVYSYSFGNCLVNSLYEIYKSNTVDQFQKKYLNILRAGNSKNHSELLQPLNIDLSDPNFWNRGLQAVERMIDDLEQM, encoded by the coding sequence ATGAAGATGACTTACAAATCCCCCACTGATGATTTCGCTCCTAAAATTTTTTTTTCGCCAGATATAAAAAAAGATTCTACAGAATATTTGGGAGATCTTCCTCGCTGGAATCTGAAAGATCTATATCCGTCTCATGATAGCAAAGAAATCTTAACTGATATGGAACGCCTTGATCATGAAAGTCTAGCTTTCAGAACACGTTGGAAAGGTAATTTAGAAAATGCTACTAATCAAACCGGCAGTACTGGATTAGGAGCGGCTATATCTGAATATGAAAAACTTTCTGATCTCGCAGGACGTATTTATTCTTATGCATACTTATTATATAGTACCCATCTATCGGATCAAACTATCTGTAAATTTCATACCGATACGAATGCAAAAATAACTGATTTAGAACAAAGATTGATTTTTTTTACACTAGAAATAAATGATCTAGATAATACGCTTTTAGAAAAATCCTATAATCAAGATTTATTGGCGCTCAAATACTCTCCTTGGATCAAAAATATAAGAAAATATAAAAAACACTTATTGTCAGATGAGCTAGAATGCTTATTTTCTGATACAGCTCAAACAGGATCAGAAGCACTTAAACATTTTTTTTCCGAAACCCTAGAAACTCTCCGATTCAAAGTAAATGACCAAAAATTACCTCTTGAAAAAGCATCTACGTTATTACTGAATCCAGATAGAAAGATACGCGAATCATCTGGAAAGGCGATATCTAAAACATTTGAAAAAAACAGCCATATCTTCTCTTTTATTACCAATACTCTAGCAAAAGATAGAGAAATTCAAGACAAATGGAGAAAATATGAAAATGTTTCCGATAGTCGTCATCTCAGCAATGATATAGAACCGTACGTGATAGAGTCTCTCGTACAATCTGTTAAAAATTATTATCCAAAGATATCGCATAGATATTACAGCTTAAAAAAACAATGGCTAAAATTAGACAAGATGTATTTTTGGGATCGTTCTGCTCCCTTGCTAGACTCATCGGAAGTCATCATTCCTTTTGAAAAAGCCAGGGATATCACTCTCGCATCTTATGCTAAATTTTCTCCTCAAATGTCTGAAATAGCAGAAAAGTTTTTTTCTAATAATTGGATTGATGCCCCTCAATGTGAAGGAAAAGGAATAGGAGCATTTTCACATGGAACTGTACCCTCTTCTCATCCTTATATCTCTTTAAATTATTCAGGGAAATCGCGAGATGTTACGACACTAGCTCATGAACTCGGGCATGGTATTCATCAAGTATTATCAGCTCAACAAGGGGCGCTGATGGCTAATGCTCCACTGATATTAGCAGAAACTGCTTCTATTTTTGGCGAAGCTTTGACTTTCGATTCTTTAATAGATTCAATCTCTAATGAACACGATCGCAAAATATTACTTACCCATAAAATTGAAGATTCACTTAGTAGCATTATAAGACAAATTGCTTTCTACGATTTCGAGCTGAGGATACACACAGAACGCCGTACCGGATCTATTCCTATTCAAAGAATCAATGAAATATGGCTTGAGACCCAAAAAGAATCTCTCGGTCCTGCTTTTGAACTTGATAACTCAGGATATGATAATTTTTGGATGATGATTCCTCATTTTATCCATAGTTCCTTTTATGTGTATTCATATTCTTTTGGTAATTGTCTAGTTAATTCACTATACGAGATATATAAGAGCAATACTGTTGATCAATTTCAGAAAAAATATCTTAATATCCTACGTGCAGGAAATTCAAAAAATCATTCAGAACTTCTTCAACCTTTAAACATTGATCTTTCTGATCCAAATTTTTGGAACAGAGGATTACAAGCAGTTGAAAGAATGATAGATGATCTTGAGCAAATGTAA
- a CDS encoding phosphate acyltransferase encodes MEKKSSKKMKDPQFQKEDDLFKQALLYHQYPSPGKLEINATKILNNLNDLSLAYSPGVAAPCMIIAEDPSKAQMYTTRSNLVAVISNGSAVLGLGNIGPLASKPVMEGKAVLFKKFAGINVFDIEIDAKDVDTMVSTISALEPTFGGINLEDIKSPECFEVEKILSQKLKIPCFHDDQHGTAVTVTAAALNGMKLIGKKFSDIKVVTLGAGAAALACLNLLVTMGVRRENIWIHDLEGLVYKGRKRKIDQWKSFYAQDGGFKTLAETMQDADLFLGLSAAGALKPDVLKYMAPNPLIMTLANPIPEIMPDVAREIRPDAMICTGRSDFPNQVNNVLCFPYIFRGALDCGATSINEEMKVAAAHAMAALVRDVPLDIVYNDFSTEYPVFGSDYLIPSPFNPNLILYIAPAVAKAAEETGVASSPIKDYEAYRDSLKQFLFPGRSLMKNIFSIAKNADLKRILFSSGEDERILRSAQILIKEKMARPVLVGSPSVIQNNIRCLDLQILPEKDFDIIDLNSQETLENYVDLYRALTGEKDISSDSVHTILRSNATLVGSLALKSGEADVMICTCGSEDQYDSHLTDINKIIGKKSGISNHSAMSILVAKDQIIFFADTHVSVDPSAREIAENTVLASQAVRSFGMNPLVSLLSRSNFGSHNTKSSLKMHEALEQIRELSRDLKVDEKIQGEADFSEIFCNNAVRDTSLSQDAKLLIFPNIDSANISLEMVKSITNGLYIGKVLLGSALPVHILPAAVNVREIIDMVALAIAENCRNSANIQI; translated from the coding sequence ATGGAAAAAAAATCATCAAAAAAAATGAAAGATCCTCAATTTCAAAAGGAAGATGATTTATTTAAGCAGGCTCTGCTATATCATCAATATCCTTCTCCTGGAAAATTAGAAATTAATGCGACAAAAATACTCAATAATCTGAATGACCTTTCTTTAGCTTATTCTCCGGGTGTTGCGGCTCCTTGTATGATAATTGCTGAAGATCCTTCCAAGGCACAAATGTATACTACTCGTTCTAATCTTGTGGCAGTGATATCTAATGGTTCTGCTGTCCTTGGATTAGGAAATATAGGTCCGTTAGCTTCTAAACCTGTTATGGAAGGGAAAGCAGTATTATTTAAAAAATTTGCGGGTATTAATGTATTTGATATAGAAATCGATGCAAAAGACGTTGATACAATGGTTTCAACGATTTCTGCGTTGGAACCGACATTTGGAGGGATTAACTTAGAAGATATTAAATCTCCTGAGTGTTTTGAAGTTGAAAAAATTTTATCGCAAAAACTAAAAATACCTTGTTTTCACGATGATCAACATGGAACTGCTGTTACTGTTACCGCCGCAGCATTAAATGGAATGAAATTAATAGGCAAAAAATTTAGTGATATTAAAGTTGTCACTTTAGGAGCAGGTGCCGCTGCATTAGCTTGTTTAAATCTTCTAGTAACAATGGGAGTACGACGCGAGAATATTTGGATTCATGATCTTGAAGGTCTTGTTTATAAAGGGCGTAAGAGAAAGATTGATCAGTGGAAATCATTTTATGCTCAAGATGGTGGTTTCAAAACACTTGCTGAAACAATGCAAGACGCTGATTTGTTTCTTGGTTTATCTGCTGCTGGAGCGCTTAAACCTGATGTTTTAAAATATATGGCTCCTAATCCATTGATAATGACTTTAGCTAATCCAATTCCTGAAATTATGCCTGATGTGGCGAGAGAGATTCGACCTGATGCAATGATTTGTACAGGTCGTTCCGACTTTCCTAATCAAGTAAATAATGTCCTTTGTTTCCCTTATATTTTTAGAGGAGCGTTAGATTGTGGAGCTACTTCTATAAATGAAGAGATGAAGGTAGCAGCAGCGCATGCTATGGCTGCATTGGTTCGAGATGTTCCTCTTGATATAGTCTACAATGATTTTTCTACAGAATATCCTGTTTTCGGATCTGATTATCTCATTCCATCTCCTTTTAATCCAAATTTGATTTTATACATAGCTCCTGCAGTTGCTAAAGCGGCAGAGGAAACTGGGGTGGCTTCTTCTCCTATTAAAGATTATGAAGCTTATCGCGATTCATTAAAACAGTTTTTGTTTCCGGGAAGATCATTGATGAAAAATATCTTTTCGATTGCAAAGAATGCGGATTTAAAGCGAATTTTATTTTCTTCAGGAGAAGATGAGCGTATTTTGCGTTCTGCACAAATTTTGATAAAAGAAAAGATGGCTAGACCAGTTCTTGTCGGTTCTCCTTCTGTTATTCAGAACAATATCCGCTGTTTAGATTTGCAAATCCTTCCTGAAAAAGATTTCGATATTATTGATTTAAACAGTCAGGAAACTTTGGAAAATTATGTTGATTTATATCGTGCATTAACTGGAGAAAAGGACATATCTTCGGATTCTGTGCATACGATTCTCCGTTCTAATGCTACCCTGGTAGGTTCTTTAGCACTGAAAAGCGGAGAAGCTGATGTGATGATTTGCACATGTGGGTCTGAAGATCAATATGACAGTCATTTGACAGATATCAACAAGATTATAGGGAAAAAATCAGGAATAAGTAATCATTCAGCAATGAGTATATTAGTTGCAAAAGATCAGATTATTTTCTTTGCCGACACACATGTTTCTGTTGATCCATCTGCTAGAGAAATAGCAGAAAATACGGTATTGGCATCTCAAGCTGTGCGTTCTTTTGGAATGAATCCGCTGGTTTCTTTGTTGTCTCGTTCTAATTTTGGATCACATAATACGAAAAGCTCGTTGAAAATGCATGAAGCTCTAGAGCAGATACGTGAACTTTCTAGAGATTTAAAAGTCGATGAAAAAATACAAGGAGAGGCTGATTTTTCTGAAATTTTCTGTAATAATGCTGTGCGGGATACATCTTTATCTCAAGATGCTAAATTATTGATTTTTCCTAATATTGATTCTGCCAATATTTCTTTGGAAATGGTAAAATCTATTACCAATGGGTTGTATATTGGAAAGGTCTTATTAGGATCAGCATTACCAGTACATATTTTACCTGCTGCTGTTAATGTAAGAGAGATTATTGATATGGTTGCATTAGCAATTGCGGAAAATTGTAGAAATAGTGCAAATATACAGATATGA